Genomic segment of Acidiferrobacterales bacterium:
GTGAATTGGACACCAAGGTCCAGATCGACACCACCATCTGCGGTCTGTTCGGCAAACGGCTGAAATACACTGATCTGGTCGATGGAACAATGGCCGGATTCACTGACCGGCATTGAACCGTGTCAAAGCAGTCTCGAAAGCCGGCTCCGCAAGGCGATGTCCCGCCCATGACCGACTTCGAATTCGACGATGTCGTATCCATTCTGATGGGTGTGAAGCCGAAATCCATGCAGAACGCCGACAGGCAGAAATATTCCAGGAAATCGAAAAAATCGGATTGAGTTTACACCTGTCAACTATAAACGATTATTCCCTTTACTTTCGTGTCAGGTCGCTGTGGATGGATCGCATCATCGACGGACTGCCTTGCGGACTGCCCGTCCGATTTCCACCGGTGATTCGATCAGGGTGACGTCGGCATCCCTGAGCATCTCAATTTTCCGCTCCGCGCCACCGAGCCCGGCTGAAATGATCGCGCCTGAATGACCCATTCGCCGATCTGGCGGAGCATGCCGACCTGCAATATACCCCAGTACGGGTTTCGGATAGCTGGTTGACGAAAGATATTTTGCCGCGTCCTCTTCCGCTGCACCACCAATCTCACCGATCAGGAGCACCGCATCCGTTTCTGAGTCGTCACAGAACAGTTCCAGACAATCGGTGAATGCCATGCCCTGGATCACATCGGCACCGATTCCGACACAGGTTGACTGACCCAGACCATCGTTACACAGCTGTGCGACCGCTTCATAGAACAACGTTCCCGATCTCGATACCACGCCGATCCGACCCGGTTCGTAGATCGATGTGGGAATGATACCGATATTGCACTTGCCCGGTGCGATGATCCCCGGACAATTCGGGCCGATCATTCTCGAATTGGATTCCGACAACCTTTCCTTGATCCTGAGCATATCAAGCATCGGTATTCCTTCAGTAATGCAGACGATCAGTTCGATGCCGGCATCGATTGCCTCGATGACCGCAGTTTTTGCAGCGTGTGGAGGAACAAACAGGACCGATGCTGTAGCTCCGGTCGATTCCCTGGCTTCGCTGACTGTGTCGAATACAGGCAGGTTGAGGTGCTTTTGCCCTCCTCTCCCCGGCACGACACCTCCA
This window contains:
- the sucD gene encoding succinate--CoA ligase subunit alpha; the protein is MSILVESNTRVLCQGITGYRGSFFSHRAIEYGTAMVGGVVPGRGGQKHLNLPVFDTVSEARESTGATASVLFVPPHAAKTAVIEAIDAGIELIVCITEGIPMLDMLRIKERLSESNSRMIGPNCPGIIAPGKCNIGIIPTSIYEPGRIGVVSRSGTLFYEAVAQLCNDGLGQSTCVGIGADVIQGMAFTDCLELFCDDSETDAVLLIGEIGGAAEEDAAKYLSSTSYPKPVLGYIAGRHAPPDRRMGHSGAIISAGLGGAERKIEMLRDADVTLIESPVEIGRAVRKAVRR